Part of the Patagioenas fasciata isolate bPatFas1 chromosome 29, bPatFas1.hap1, whole genome shotgun sequence genome, atatagtaatatttacgtataggcacatagagttttgcatgtttgagaggaaagcattaattagagtaatttttactgtgttgctggagaaaaccgttagagcaggtgtcaagttcagtgttcatcaccatcttcctgtcaccctcccaggcctgttttcatcaatcatgcgagagctggccaacatcacgcatgacggtcccaagtggatggtactagatggagatattgatccaatgtggattgagtctcttaatactgtgatggatgataataaggtaatgaatataagttaaagaaggagatattctttgactgcgtggcatggttcagcctaaaaatgcagatgctgaaataacacctcctagaataatgcggttgtgtttcttcagatacaccaaacaatatcacatatagaaaatggtgcatgaggggaaatagctcaaatcatggtttcattgtaatttcccttcctggaactgggctcatggataatcacagatgtcctgattgtaactccaggcccttcaaaaatagggtggggtcataattccccacctttttccgccgctcgaagggagtgctgttcctttgagtcatggaagacagttctactacctgctggaaatcagctgcattccctcaaggaactgtgctggcagcaaccaagctttttagtgcaaagtgctgaatgcttttcattcctgttcctggggaagatgtcattctgtctgtctgtctgcccaatgcaggtgctgaccctggcgagcaatgagagaatccctctgaacccaacgatgcggttggtgtttgagatcagccacctgcgcacagccaccccagcaaccgtgtcccgagcgggtgagtcctggcctgagctccgcactgggatttgccgtgaacccaggaggatctagtgccattaaccagtcttctgttggccaacttgactcctgttgcaagtacccaacctgagatcacagcggccgtgggtggacagggcaggtttctgacagacagactgaggatcctgaccccaaatgcacatgtggagctgtcatcatcctggagatttacccagagcactctgactgttggtgggtgatcatggcttcagcgttgctgagtgctcctgttgtgcaaagccctttggatggactttatgaggagaaggacagtatctgtctcaaagagttcttgatcttctgaagaagtgcatgaagtatgggagaagggaatggaggtgtcccctagttttacacatggggaaatggggcccagagcaatgaaactgctcagacaagacaatgttctgaatttagggcaaggtcatgaaaagcgccgtggtttcaagggtgaagtttcttcactgttcatgtttctactctgcagtggggcaggaaaagggggcaggtaatgggacgtcccgtcatatttgatagggttttagttgtgtgaaagtacctggtaaactctgctggaagaaaggaacagtttctgctatgtctttactatatgttctctcttaccctgggcctaaagggatcctgtacatcaacccgtcggatctgggctggaatcttccagtgagcagctggatcgacaggcgagagatccagtccgaaagagccaacctgaccattttgtttgataagtacctgcccatttgcctggacaccctcagaacaaggtaccatctgatgagtgattgtgtcacccgtggtgagggcatggggacacctgccactgtccagcccagctgtgctgcgctgggttgtgctgcacatgatcctccttgcccctggaagccctgagcatcattggcttaagctcagagaaccagcagggcgaggtgggcaaagtgacgctcctgcctgtatcgtgttggtcagatctggttttcatctgattttgatttgatttttattgtatttcctgtatcaactctctatctcttggaaaataattccggcagatcccaaagagaaagcttttcagcctcctgatgtgtcaggctagacctgagcccactccacaagttatttttcattaagaacttgggtatttggaagggtcctagtgcttcttggcttgatttggctttaaagcagtgtccacagggaagtcatgtggttcttgcttatcatcatgtgaaaccattctctttctcatactgtggtgaggactggccaaagtagagtcccagaaaacttaagggagcatctcccatcctctacttgcttcctatagttgcactttcctttaaaaacaaaagaaaaatcagtgagcatgggagatgtcagccaaaagggggatgtgtcagaagggtctggaatcaggacttaaacattgtgctagggaacttctctctgtgggaccaagttggttttgactgttggtagcaaagtcaatcggacgtttcccattctgtttgctgaacattgtctcagagcgtgaaatccacgggattagctgcgggcaaccctgagctgagtgttttggtagcttgcttaattcagaaatcgtagaaccaacctttcaaatagctataattactttatggaggacttcagtgcagctacaatattagtttggaattctgtaagtgtagcttaaatgaatgtaaaatggcaagatgaaagggtttattttattactcctctatttgaccgcttttgaactcatcgtgctcgcaggaaatcattgcctttagcaagtcttccattctgcttctttcaagaagatcaaagttttaaaatgcttgaaacttctgattattgttattacttgtatatgtgccggtgccagcgggtctgagcgtgagaatgggtgttctctttattgtacctgggaataggacacgtaccgctgacaagcagaatgccagtgttctgaaagagcatttctagtcttcctgggttgtgatggacgtattgctttctaatttccatcccttagatttaagaagattattcccattcctgaacagagtatggttcagatgttgtgctacctccttgaatgtctcctggcagaggagcacacacctcctgactgtcccaaggagctttatgaactttactttgtctttgctgccgtctgggcctttggtggatcaatgtttcgagatcaggtaagacggaagatgcctcttcagcatctttcacacagtttgtttgtgtggttttgtgttgttttgatttcttcatactttctgaaacatagtgctatgccagtaatgctgttttcctggggctctcatataggtgataataaactagaaacacaacaattccttttacgaaaggcctcgttatccagggtgtaacaccaccggagaacagctgaggggtcagtggtaaaggtggagggatgtttgcttatgcagatgcatttcactggggagaaacataaggttaacttatagaagcctgtggatgtgcataatgtgatcaaattaagactgatttatcagatggatgtatcagtggagcagtctttcagccttctgactgcacaggtagacgtgctacataacacaaaccagccggtgttttgtcaccagggcagagcagagccggaggaacaacctcccttgacctgctggtcatacttttcctaacgcaccccaggtgccattgactttcgtggccacaggggcacacctactcttgggtggttgcatcccctagtcagaggacgccttatcctcagatctaaagtgtgtagtcctgatgtctgggtctgcccacactgcactgctgtcaagggcttggagatccacgtctgatctccgctgggcttgtgtcaaactctgtgttgtctggactatgcgggaggtctctccacgaatgtaacaccagacacccctccccagctcgggtggaggcactgccgttcttgatggctgctcaagtgctcccaggggtctctctgtgtgttttcatgtaccttaacgccagacctagagtgtctgctggtctcttcagatttgctccatgccaaggatcagatgcttcaggaagtgctgaacaacacagctcaagctcagctgggtgctcacttggtgccatcacaccttgtgaccattgaatgacctgtgcgagaccagcttccttggtccttgtggagcctccatttcccatgtgccagctgggaaatactcagccttagtgttgccagtctaggatgacttaaagaaacaaaacaaaccacaataaagcctgggaagcactacttgtctttgcttcagcagtacaagcgcaagtatgctggtgtgcggtgctgtggcagctggccgctgtgttccccgtgccgcacagtcagtctcgggtgcatcaggccgggctcctgcctgcggtagtggctctgggtgggctgcaggagcagctgcaggcacagcgaccctccgggaggctccgccgggagcctggctgtgcgttactgcccgcgatgctctgtaaatgtcagagctgagagtgcgaggatacagcagtccgagcaatggggagcctgatgaaaaatgatccaatataaaatctgtttattgctttccaccgaaggtgcccttcgcgctgacctttcgcggccgaaatgtcaggagaaacagtctgggaggcttcccactactcggtgcttgttggtgggtagcggggcccctgtataaaaacagatgatagatttgccatttcctggctctgaaattagcggtaatccatatggggtttttattaaggaagtggtttgaattccgcaccgttctggcaatagagctggggctggagtggctccatttaaccgcggggtcagggagggcgggcagcgcggcacagcgcgcttgcaggcggtctggctgtgcggggtaagggcacccttgtgggaaagcttttagcagccacgcacgtcccgctccactgcgggcgactctgctgccgctgctgaggagttagaacaacaggagaacggagaattacagggattctgcctctctgaatagcatgagtctgcaaaatcgtggatactattaatgtgtttttcaaatccactggtcttttgagggactgtggctcaggaggctttatggaggacacttggttcagttcagcaacaaacccaggtttccttatggaggccgagcagcctatggacaatgtgttggtgaccccacattgtatggctatggggaggagagacccgcagacaccccaggaacaaactgtgctgttaaaacgggctaaatgatgcgtccggtatttcacaaacatctttctcacagcaattttcctctcctcctcccctccacctctctccagttcccattgtccacatgggaaggtgtttgggcagaatggctggcccaatgtcatacaggagacctagggcagaggaggggactaagcacattttgtgagtcctgacccagcatctaaagcaaaactgtcaccccagttgaaaaaattcagatgctccaaaatctccatgtgtagaaagatacaatggggaaaagcaaggaaacgggtgctttgaggggaatgtggcagcgcagaatcacggcggggtcaaaggggcagaccctcgctgctgctttggtgcgctggtgtctgcagtcctgcttgtctgaaacgttgtggcttgaaaagaagccagaagacaacaactcactctgaatagagtggtgtgattgatgaggaaaggctttggtatgcatgctgtgactgaccatgagcacagatgtagacggatgttgtgtccttgtctgttggaagaagtaggcaccaagaatcaatcaagtggtctgtttagtcataggcacgtatttctctttttcaaattgatccatctatctagtctcagacataccaagagtgatcaacgcagaggatgaattatttagatgaataaataggactgatgagcagaaatgaagaaaatgaaaaattaggcttaatagcaggaaaaatgataagaactttatgctgtggaatatattttaaggactaatcccgctctggtggactgggatagataacattctccattactaattaattgatccagattagtgtattttctccactttttgtcttatagcttgtggactacagagtggagttcagcaagtggtgggtggcagaattcaagactatcaagtttccctctcagggcacagtctttgacttctacattgatccagaaacgaagaagtttgaaccttggtctaaacttattcctcagtttgaatttgatccagaaatgcccttacaggtatgtgaaccttgcacgtgttttgtctgggaagagcacatgcattttagtgactgtatgcaggcatttcaattgaagtctcattcgaggtcaagcacttcagaataagaatggcattccgtcctggttttgttaaaaacaagtttctcttttagtgaatttgcctgtcaggtaaaaccttcatatcagctgcgttttcctggagaaccagatccatgttttggtaaacatagcaatggaatgtgaggttattgataaggacagattcgcatctcgcgagaggggcaatgagaaacaggtgaccaagaaactgacaaacagagtataacatcccattcacgtgaatacttcatataaaagtgggagatcacgaggatctcgccccttttgcttatggccgagatgaggagaggaccttgctggtcgtccctgcgaactgaggcctcatgacagactgaatccagctccggttggctgcacagtccagtccaggacttcaggtgccagctctgcagttgctggggctttcaagattggttttgtatattttgtattattttctctattcttattagtagcattagtaaaacatttttaatttttccaattctcttctatctatccttctttccctcccaatcacctgtcctgagtgggaatgggggagagagaggggctgaaggtgggggagagggggctaacaacacatctgccatggttgtattgtcaccccacaatcaaaacccttgacacattctttatgaagtacaactcaattacccatctttctttactgtactttgactgtgaagactcatcctccatccatcttccagagctgagtgatgtacatgaggcgcaggctcagagacacctatgagccagggctggtgtgcccagggtgcgggatggaggtgcgtttggcctgcagagagaagcaggatgtgggacaacgtagtgacaaagtccctgagacaccatctcgtcattctgcgtggctgaaaatagggttgtttatatgatttggacgaaaaatgagagttgctgcaggtagtgaattgcgtttgccagctatgcctttctttccttttagaggtgccacagtgagcagatgacttgtaaaaattgttaccattttagcaaaatgtgtgtttgcggggagatccagatgttgctctcagcatcccgctgtcattgtttcgtctgtacagatagtttgacttgaatggttggtagcagtgtattgttcccttcctagcgccatctagaaactcaggtcaccgcactcattcctggctctcccagtttgatgtctcctcagaacatggcagtggggtggtgccacagatgggtacacttacctgctcgttttgcccctctcaggcttgcctggtgcccaccaccgagacggtccgtgtgcggtgcttcatggacaggctcctggagcgccggcgccccgtgatgctggtgggcaacgccggcacggggaagtctgtgctggtgggggacaagctctgctcactggatacagacgcctatgtggtgaagaaggtcccgtttaactactacaccacctctgccatgctgcaaggtaagacaatggctgagatgtgggacttctgcctggcaggtcaccaaattcctggggtgtccgtcggggtttggagctgggtgtgcactgtgggcactgcactggcacccactgactcttaaatcccactgtgaaactcactggtccgcagactcctggttttatggaaaatggcatttcccaacatgagggattgaattctgaacaccacgactctggttcagggctgtgcaaagcacacacttaaatctgctgctgttctctacagcacacagctcgtacttgacttgaggtgtgtctttaatacgcttgaatttaagcccgtgctgaatagaatgggttgcttggctgggatctaagctgtcctcagagtgcaatgatgggaattgcatcccagttgtcagtgaggacagtgctaatggggatgtgcaggtgctgctggttcctgggctgtcccccgcatcctgatgcagccccgtgtgctcccacggagcgggtgccacatcccaccgccccaggggacacggctgctgaccctgggaggctctgacctggggaagcccatgagaatatctttgatgaggattttggcacatcagtgaaagatgaagtttgagaccaggataaggtcagttctgctgtgtagtcttttcacagatgaagagaaagagggaattgttgaaaagtgactcattttggaatggtattttcactttcagttgacctaaagagagaggataattttctacatgtatttattaatcaggaatgaaacaaccttgcttgttttgagttgaacaacagctgtgggtcactgtaaaccaaaataacttcctttatggagtttggtctgacccaagtgtcctgaaatccctttactccctctacaggaccagcaccagtgagaccaaggttttaaccttcaccatgtgggtttttcctggccaggtggccctggggcgaacacgctcacggccatgagcatcacagcccctgtctgtgctctgctgggctcccgacactgcagatgttttaaggaaggtgtcagagtttaaagttgccctgtgggactgatccactcgcagaggtgacagcacaggctcagcccacgctgtgtcacctggggctgtgtcgtggagtcacggcagctttctggggcaggtctgaagggttttgggtcttgctagtgtgtgatggctgcagtctccctcctccctcccaggtgcccctttgcttttttccctgtgttggggtctctgcaaaatgcccttgagctgctaaatgggctgagctgtctggctggctgtctgtctgtctgtctggctggctgtctgtctctctgtctctctgtccagctgcctgggtgggggacaaagatgctgagggacctagagattctttcttatggggagagactgagagctctggggctgttgagctggagaagagaagctgagagggatctgatcaatgggatcaatatgtcagggtggctgtcagaggatggaccagagtctgttcagtggtgcccaacgccagggtgaggggcagcgggcacagactgaaacacaggaggctccatctgaacatgagcagaaacttgtttgctgggaggtgccagagcctggcccaggctgcccagagcgggtgtggagtctccttctgtgagacattgaaacccgcctggacccgcctgtgtgatctgctctgtgaccctgcgtgagcagggcttggactgggggatctgcagaggtcccttcagcccaaccagcctgggatcctgtgattctgtgaatgtgcagccgtttgtctccagctggatgggcgagtgtgtgcaggtgttatttgtacaggcagacctggcaccgtgtccctggtcatgagctgtgggctgagtcagtgattttcttcccctgcacagaggagcaagttgtcttgtgtgtggatgaagatgtggtggtgagatttgcattgagaagcatgatttatactgcttggcctggatccctgctgctcattttttagagttaatttgtccctttttgtgtagtttgtcacttggctgctttattcttttccccagcaggcacatctttaaatttgtaaaacatgggcacaaagtaattttggattttttcttacttaaaaaagatcctaacctgagttccagtagttccttagacaaggtgcctgttgctgcagagatgtataagatgcagcccttaggggaagcagagttgttgttcaacccatccctgcatcctgtggcttccagaagcgccgtgtgcacaggggttaaaaggagcccaacactctctctgcctgaacctggggccagtttggggattttctggagtttattgtgactaaataccacattctgtggcatttgccctgggcctcgctctgcttcgtgccctcttgggcctctgcccctccatcagatgtagccctgacttctgtcattcagagaaattgcaataaatcttgtggtttttttgtttgggttctttttttccctctcccttgctcaccaaccagaaggtacgaggtgtccagactgtttctttgaggtgctggtttgagtatgtgtcaggatctcacacagacacaccgccccttattattattgtgagatacggctttgaattaaaataccacttccacgaacatgtcacttgatccccagtaattgcatttcagtgtgatgaatctcttgcatacttgtttaacctcaaaaagggctgattttatatgttaattagggactaattacatttaaattaaatgcttatttgaaacacttaatttaacttgctaccagaaatttcaaatattgtggttttattgaacggggagagaggctccgctgaggaaagattcatcatttttcgtagcacaatccattcctttgtgcagcagctgtctgtgacaagaaatcagctgcgttttgagtggtgagcaaggcgagctgtctgcagtgcacccaagcaggaa contains:
- the LOC136113866 gene encoding dynein axonemal heavy chain 9-like isoform X1, coding for MRELANITHDGPKWMVLDGDIDPMWIESLNTVMDDNKVLTLASNERIPLNPTMRLVFEISHLRTATPATVSRAGILYINPSDLGWNLPVSSWIDRREIQSERANLTILFDKYLPICLDTLRTRFKKIIPIPEQSMVQMLCYLLECLLAEEHTPPDCPKELYELYFVFAAVWAFGGSMFRDQLVDYRVEFSKWWVAEFKTIKFPSQGTVFDFYIDPETKKFEPWSKLIPQFEFDPEMPLQACLVPTTETVRVRCFMDRLLERRRPVMLVGNAGTGKSVLVGDKLCSLDTDAYVVKKVPFNYYTTSAMLQGMLEKPLEKKAGRNYGPPGTKKLVYFIDDLNMPEVDAYGTVQPHTLIRQHLDYGHWHKAFWHKLCL
- the LOC136113866 gene encoding dynein axonemal heavy chain 9-like isoform X2, which encodes MRELANITHDGPKWMVLDGDIDPMWIESLNTVMDDNKVLTLASNERIPLNPTMRLVFEISHLRTATPATVSRAGILYINPSDLGWNLPVSSWIDRREIQSERANLTILFDKYLPICLDTLRTRFKKIIPIPEQSMVQMLCYLLECLLAEEHTPPDCPKELYELYFVFAAVWAFGGSMFRDQLVDYRVEFSKWWVAEFKTIKFPSQGTVFDFYIDPETKKFEPWSKLIPQFEFDPEMPLQACLVPTTETVRVRCFMDRLLERRRPVMLVGNAGTGKSVLVGDKLCSLDTDAYVVKKVPFNYYTTSAMLQGMLEKPLEKKAGRNYGPPGTKKLVYFIDDLNMPEVDAYGTVQPHTLIRQHLDYGHCPRLTDGALV